One part of the Streptomyces sp. AM 2-1-1 genome encodes these proteins:
- a CDS encoding ABC transporter permease: protein MTSPTGIQAEASVSVLEKEPEKPTGPAKVEGRSPGQLMWRRFKRDKTGLVSAVVVILFFAVALLAPVITKLYGKDPYTLYGQDNPDLLDMFNMPSGGMGGMSPEHWFGIEPTLGRDVFAQLLYGMRTSLFTAVAATIAMVVMGVLIGLVGGYFGGKTDYWIGRVTDFFLALPSQLFFVAAMPVITTVFVAPDEETPTYVRTCAIIGVMWLLGWMGLARLVRAVTLSLSGREFVEAAKVAGASPWRIIRKELLPNLVTPILVQSTYMLPSTILSVAFLSFVGVGYVEPTPDWGRMFSVGADVYEQDPVYMFFPGIAMVVFVVAFNLLGDSVRDAFDPKTGR, encoded by the coding sequence ATGACGAGTCCAACTGGGATTCAGGCCGAGGCTTCGGTCTCGGTCCTCGAGAAAGAGCCCGAGAAGCCGACCGGCCCCGCCAAGGTCGAGGGGCGCTCGCCGGGCCAGCTGATGTGGCGCCGGTTCAAGCGCGACAAGACCGGACTCGTGTCCGCGGTCGTAGTGATCCTCTTCTTCGCGGTCGCCCTCCTCGCGCCGGTGATCACCAAGCTCTACGGCAAGGACCCGTACACGCTGTACGGGCAGGACAACCCCGACCTCCTGGACATGTTCAACATGCCCTCCGGCGGCATGGGCGGCATGTCCCCGGAGCACTGGTTCGGCATCGAGCCGACGCTCGGCCGCGACGTCTTCGCCCAGCTGCTCTACGGCATGCGCACCTCGCTGTTCACGGCGGTCGCCGCCACCATCGCCATGGTGGTCATGGGTGTCCTGATCGGCCTCGTCGGCGGTTACTTCGGCGGCAAGACCGACTACTGGATCGGCCGGGTCACCGACTTCTTCCTCGCGCTCCCGAGCCAGCTCTTCTTCGTGGCGGCGATGCCGGTCATCACGACCGTGTTCGTGGCCCCGGACGAGGAGACGCCGACGTACGTGCGCACCTGCGCCATCATCGGTGTGATGTGGCTGCTCGGCTGGATGGGCCTGGCCCGTCTGGTGCGCGCCGTCACCCTCTCGCTCAGCGGACGTGAGTTCGTCGAGGCAGCCAAGGTCGCCGGAGCCTCCCCCTGGCGCATCATCCGCAAGGAGCTGCTGCCGAACCTCGTCACCCCGATCCTGGTGCAGTCCACGTACATGCTGCCCAGCACCATCCTCTCGGTCGCCTTTCTCTCCTTCGTCGGTGTCGGCTACGTCGAACCGACGCCGGACTGGGGCCGGATGTTCTCCGTGGGCGCGGACGTCTACGAGCAGGACCCGGTCTACATGTTCTTCCCGGGTATCGCCATGGTCGTGTTCGTCGTGGCGTTCAACCTCCTCGGGGACTCCGTACGGGACGCCTTCGACCCGAAGACGGGTCGCTGA
- the typA gene encoding translational GTPase TypA: MPTRHDIRNVAIVAHVDHGKTTLVDAMLKQAGAFAAHAAESLDDRMMDSNDLEREKGITILAKNTAVKYHPKAGGEPITINIIDTPGHADFGGEVERGLSMVDAVVLLVDASEGPLPQTRFVLRKALQAKMPVILCINKTDRPDSRISEVVDETYDLFLDLDADEDQIEFPIVYACARDGVASLTKPEDGTVPPDSEDLEPFFNTILAHVPAPEYDEEAPLQAHVTNLDADNFLGRIALCRVEQGELRKGQTVTWIKRDGSQQNVRITELMMTEALTRKPAEVAGPGDICAIAGIADIMIGETLADPENPIALPLITVDEPAISMTIGTNTSPLVGKGGKGHKVTARQVKDRLDRELIGNVSLRVLDTERPDAWEVQGRGELALAILVEQMRREGFELTVGKPEVVTKQIDGKTHEPIERMTIDSPDEHLGAITQLMATRKGRMETMTNHGSGWVRMEWIVPSRGLIGFRTEFLTQTRGTGIAHSIFEGHEPWFGELRTRHNGSLVADRSGTVTPFAMVNLQERGIIFTEAGTEVYEGMIIGENSRADDMDVNITKEKKLTNMRAASADTTENVVPARKLSLEQSLEFCREDECIEVTPETVRIRKVVLDAKERGRTASRAKR, from the coding sequence ATGCCCACGCGCCACGACATCCGTAACGTAGCCATCGTCGCCCACGTCGACCACGGCAAGACCACGCTGGTCGACGCCATGCTCAAGCAGGCCGGCGCCTTCGCCGCGCACGCCGCCGAGAGCCTCGACGACCGCATGATGGACTCGAACGACCTGGAGCGTGAGAAGGGCATCACGATCCTCGCCAAGAACACGGCGGTGAAGTACCACCCCAAGGCCGGTGGCGAACCGATCACGATCAACATCATCGACACCCCCGGCCACGCCGACTTCGGCGGTGAGGTCGAGCGCGGCCTGTCGATGGTGGACGCGGTCGTACTGCTCGTCGACGCCTCCGAGGGCCCGCTGCCGCAGACCCGCTTCGTGCTCCGCAAGGCGCTGCAGGCGAAGATGCCGGTCATCCTCTGCATCAACAAGACGGACCGTCCGGACTCCCGCATCTCCGAGGTCGTCGACGAGACGTACGACCTCTTCCTGGACCTCGACGCGGACGAGGACCAGATCGAGTTCCCGATCGTCTACGCCTGCGCCCGTGACGGCGTCGCCTCGCTGACCAAGCCGGAGGACGGCACCGTCCCCCCGGACAGCGAGGACCTGGAGCCCTTCTTCAACACCATCCTGGCGCACGTCCCGGCCCCGGAGTACGACGAGGAGGCGCCGCTCCAGGCCCACGTCACCAACCTGGACGCCGACAACTTCCTCGGCCGCATCGCGCTCTGCCGCGTCGAGCAGGGCGAGCTGCGCAAGGGCCAGACCGTCACCTGGATCAAGCGCGACGGCAGCCAGCAGAACGTCCGCATCACCGAGCTGATGATGACCGAGGCGCTCACCCGCAAGCCGGCCGAGGTCGCGGGCCCCGGTGACATCTGCGCCATCGCCGGTATCGCCGACATCATGATCGGCGAGACCCTGGCCGACCCCGAGAACCCGATCGCGCTGCCGCTCATCACCGTCGACGAGCCGGCCATCTCGATGACCATCGGCACCAACACCTCGCCGCTCGTCGGCAAGGGCGGCAAGGGCCACAAGGTCACCGCCCGCCAGGTGAAGGACCGTCTGGACCGCGAGCTGATCGGTAACGTCTCCCTCCGCGTCCTCGACACCGAGCGTCCCGACGCCTGGGAGGTCCAGGGCCGCGGTGAGCTCGCGCTGGCGATCCTGGTCGAGCAGATGCGCCGTGAGGGCTTCGAGCTGACCGTCGGCAAGCCCGAGGTGGTCACCAAGCAGATCGACGGCAAGACGCACGAGCCCATCGAGCGCATGACCATCGACTCGCCCGACGAGCACCTGGGCGCCATCACCCAGCTCATGGCGACCCGCAAGGGCCGCATGGAGACCATGACGAACCACGGCTCCGGCTGGGTCCGCATGGAGTGGATCGTTCCTTCGCGCGGCCTCATCGGCTTCCGTACGGAGTTCCTGACCCAGACCCGCGGCACCGGCATCGCGCACTCCATCTTCGAGGGCCACGAGCCGTGGTTCGGCGAGCTGCGCACCCGCCACAACGGTTCGCTCGTCGCCGACCGCTCCGGCACGGTCACGCCGTTCGCCATGGTCAACCTCCAGGAGCGCGGCATCATCTTCACGGAGGCCGGCACCGAGGTGTACGAGGGCATGATCATCGGCGAGAACTCCCGCGCCGACGACATGGACGTCAACATCACCAAGGAGAAGAAGCTCACCAACATGCGTGCGGCGTCCGCGGACACCACGGAGAACGTGGTCCCGGCCCGCAAGCTCTCCCTGGAGCAGTCCCTGGAGTTCTGCCGCGAGGACGAGTGCATCGAGGTGACCCCGGAGACCGTGCGCATCCGCAAGGTCGTCCTGGACGCCAAGGAGCGCGGTCGCACCGCGTCGCGCGCCAAGCGCTGA
- a CDS encoding ABC transporter family substrate-binding protein, protein MSHVGVPRGTVRKRRALALFTAGVLTLPALAACGSGGDEAVVRVPQDIAPAARGAIAQGATLNWAVDTLPATLNTFQADADASTTRITGALLPTLFPLDAQGRPRLNPDYLESAKIIDREPQQVVLYKLNQQAVWSDGREIGAPDFLAQWRALSGKDSAYWTARNAGYERIEKIERGHDDLQVRVTFSKPYADWRSLFSPLYPKEVMGTPDAFNDGARTTLRTTGGPFKFGAVDKDTKTVTVVRDPRWWGDEAKLEKIVFRAVAPRERTAALAKGTVDVADIDGAGAQRIRLAARDDGRNGRPLTHGPEADLTPAAALRSWALAHGSDEEAAEIAQASREKAKEAIEAYETEQAGLRSYVVRKSLEPAYTQLALNGESGPLADERVRRAVARALDRQEIADTVLKPLGLPAEPLGSHLAMAGQPGYTDSSGAIGDQDTAEALALLADAGWTPGGAGRPKGTEAGSEAQKRKASASASPSASADADEDAAEDDSDDASAEASEASGTAAGAAPDVSAEPSAAASPGSAEKASAEPSAAASPGSAEKASADEKADAGDAGRYIVGGDDKPGDDGSAAQASLQDRKAGGAPGAYAPVGTAAPARPAPAPHAAVRSRIGKDGKTLSLRFVLPSGAESAALRTVGQKIAAMLDSVGISTVITKVSDASYFKDHIASGDYDLALYSWPASAYPATDGRPIFAKPVPASDGSLLVEQNYTRVGTDYIDQLFDRAVAELDEDAARDLMKQADARIWAAAGSIPLYQRPQLVAVDKKLVNVGAFGFGTARYQDIGFKDKKAAGAPARLTE, encoded by the coding sequence ATGTCCCACGTCGGCGTCCCGCGCGGGACCGTCCGCAAGCGCCGCGCCCTCGCGCTGTTCACCGCGGGGGTGCTCACCCTCCCGGCGCTGGCCGCCTGCGGATCCGGCGGGGACGAGGCGGTCGTCCGCGTCCCCCAGGACATCGCCCCGGCCGCCCGCGGCGCGATCGCCCAGGGAGCCACCCTGAACTGGGCCGTCGACACGCTGCCCGCCACCCTCAACACCTTCCAGGCGGACGCGGACGCCTCCACCACCCGGATCACCGGCGCGCTCCTGCCGACGCTCTTCCCCCTCGACGCACAGGGACGGCCGCGGCTCAATCCCGACTACCTGGAATCCGCGAAGATCATCGACCGGGAACCCCAGCAGGTCGTCCTCTACAAGCTCAACCAGCAGGCGGTGTGGAGCGACGGCCGGGAGATCGGCGCCCCCGACTTCCTCGCCCAGTGGAGGGCGCTCAGCGGCAAGGATTCCGCCTACTGGACCGCCCGCAACGCCGGATACGAGCGGATCGAGAAGATCGAGCGCGGCCACGACGACCTCCAGGTCCGGGTCACCTTCTCCAAGCCGTACGCCGACTGGCGCTCGCTCTTCTCGCCGCTGTACCCCAAGGAGGTCATGGGCACCCCGGACGCCTTCAACGACGGGGCCCGCACCACCCTCAGAACCACCGGCGGCCCCTTCAAGTTCGGCGCCGTGGACAAGGACACCAAGACCGTCACCGTCGTCCGCGACCCCCGCTGGTGGGGCGACGAGGCGAAGCTGGAGAAGATCGTCTTCCGCGCGGTCGCCCCCCGGGAGCGCACCGCGGCGCTCGCGAAGGGCACGGTGGACGTGGCCGACATCGACGGCGCCGGCGCACAGCGCATCCGTCTCGCAGCCCGCGACGACGGCCGCAACGGCCGCCCGCTCACCCACGGCCCCGAAGCCGACCTCACCCCCGCCGCCGCCCTGCGCTCCTGGGCGCTCGCGCACGGCTCGGACGAGGAGGCGGCCGAGATCGCGCAGGCGTCCCGGGAGAAGGCCAAGGAGGCGATCGAGGCCTACGAGACCGAGCAGGCGGGCCTGCGCTCCTACGTCGTACGCAAATCCCTGGAGCCCGCCTACACGCAGCTGGCGCTCAACGGGGAGTCCGGGCCGCTGGCCGACGAGCGGGTGCGCCGGGCGGTGGCCCGCGCTCTCGACCGCCAGGAGATCGCCGACACCGTCCTGAAGCCGCTGGGGCTCCCGGCCGAGCCGCTCGGCAGCCACCTCGCGATGGCCGGCCAGCCCGGCTACACGGACAGCAGCGGCGCCATCGGCGACCAGGACACCGCGGAGGCCCTGGCGCTGCTCGCCGACGCCGGCTGGACACCGGGCGGCGCAGGCAGGCCCAAGGGCACCGAGGCGGGCAGCGAGGCCCAGAAGCGCAAGGCATCCGCCTCCGCCTCCCCCTCCGCCTCCGCGGACGCCGACGAGGACGCCGCGGAAGACGACTCCGACGACGCGTCCGCCGAGGCCTCCGAGGCCTCCGGCACGGCCGCGGGAGCCGCCCCCGACGTCTCCGCCGAGCCCTCCGCGGCGGCGTCCCCCGGCTCCGCCGAGAAGGCCTCCGCCGAGCCCTCCGCGGCGGCGTCCCCCGGCTCCGCCGAGAAGGCCTCCGCCGACGAGAAGGCCGACGCCGGGGACGCCGGGCGCTACATCGTCGGGGGCGACGACAAGCCGGGCGACGACGGCTCCGCCGCCCAGGCATCGCTCCAGGACCGCAAGGCCGGGGGCGCCCCGGGCGCGTACGCCCCGGTGGGCACCGCGGCCCCCGCCCGGCCCGCCCCAGCCCCGCACGCGGCCGTACGGAGCCGGATCGGCAAGGACGGGAAGACCCTGAGCCTTCGTTTCGTGCTCCCCTCGGGCGCCGAGTCGGCCGCCCTGCGCACCGTCGGGCAGAAGATCGCGGCGATGCTCGACTCCGTCGGCATCTCCACGGTGATCACCAAGGTCTCCGACGCGAGCTACTTCAAGGACCACATCGCGTCCGGCGACTACGACCTGGCCCTGTACTCCTGGCCTGCCAGCGCCTACCCCGCCACGGACGGGCGGCCCATCTTCGCCAAGCCGGTCCCCGCCTCGGACGGATCGCTGCTGGTCGAGCAGAACTACACCCGGGTCGGCACGGACTACATCGACCAGCTCTTCGACCGGGCCGTCGCGGAGCTGGACGAGGACGCCGCCCGCGACCTGATGAAGCAGGCGGACGCCCGGATCTGGGCCGCCGCGGGCTCGATCCCGCTCTACCAGCGCCCGCAGCTGGTGGCGGTCGACAAGAAACTGGTGAACGTCGGCGCCTTCGGCTTCGGCACGGCGCGCTACCAGGACATCGGGTTCAAGGACAAGAAGGCGGCGGGCGCCCCGGCCCGTCTGACCGAGTAG
- a CDS encoding isochorismatase family protein, protein MTATTLDAKTALVVIDLQKGILDLPIIHSGEEIVARAARLAEAFRAKDLPVVLVHVTGSAPGRNETAGPRGELPADWADLVPGLGRQESDLVVTKRQWGAFYGTDLDLQLRRRGVTQIVLLGVATSIGVESTARFAHEYGYHVTIVTDAISDMDAGAHANSVEKIFPRLGETATTDEVITLLG, encoded by the coding sequence ATGACCGCCACCACGCTCGACGCGAAGACCGCGCTCGTCGTCATCGACCTGCAGAAGGGCATCCTCGATCTGCCGATCATCCACTCCGGCGAGGAGATCGTCGCCCGGGCCGCCCGGCTCGCCGAGGCGTTCCGCGCCAAGGATCTGCCGGTCGTGCTGGTCCACGTCACCGGTTCAGCCCCCGGCCGCAACGAGACCGCGGGCCCCCGCGGCGAGCTGCCCGCCGACTGGGCCGACCTGGTCCCCGGCCTCGGCCGCCAGGAGAGCGACCTCGTCGTCACCAAGCGGCAGTGGGGCGCCTTCTACGGCACCGACCTGGACCTCCAGCTGCGTCGCCGCGGCGTCACCCAGATCGTGCTGCTCGGCGTCGCCACCAGCATCGGTGTCGAGTCCACCGCCCGCTTCGCCCACGAATACGGCTACCACGTCACGATCGTGACCGACGCGATCAGCGACATGGACGCCGGCGCCCACGCCAACTCCGTCGAGAAGATCTTCCCGAGGCTCGGCGAGACCGCCACCACCGACGAGGTCATCACGCTCCTCGGCTGA
- a CDS encoding MFS transporter: MISTALVAIGHTYSVGAAGTAWLISVLYLTSAVAQPVLGKLADSVGPRRVFLAGLVVVLVSGLVGAFALSFTWLLVSRLLLGIGSAAAYPAAMSILRHEGLRVGRTPPRPVLARLSFAAVGSTAVGPTLGGVLVMLVGWRGIFAVNVPVALIALVTAVRWIPADRGRPPAEDGSRPRTGIDPLGIGLFSTALTLLAFFLLDLAHPQWWLLLPLAVVGAVLVRWQLRTPAPFLDLRMLASNGALTRTYLRHGLGYLLVYCVMYGFTQWLEEVRGFSSGETGLLMLPMSLAALACSLLGARTKGIRGPLTLACLLLTGGAVLLGFLSGDSPLVLLLLAGACFGVPQGLIGTSNQAAVAQFAPAASIGSAAGLQRTAQYTGAITASSMIALAYGRAATDAGLHLMAWIAAGLGVALIVLTVTDRALRTPAAP, from the coding sequence ATGATCTCGACCGCCCTGGTCGCGATCGGGCACACCTACTCCGTGGGCGCGGCCGGCACCGCCTGGCTGATCTCCGTCCTCTACCTCACCAGCGCCGTCGCGCAGCCGGTGCTCGGCAAGCTCGCCGACTCCGTCGGCCCGCGCCGGGTCTTCCTCGCCGGGCTCGTCGTGGTGCTGGTCTCCGGACTGGTCGGCGCCTTCGCCCTCTCCTTCACCTGGCTCCTCGTCTCCCGGCTGCTCCTGGGCATCGGCAGCGCCGCCGCCTATCCCGCCGCCATGTCGATCCTCCGCCACGAGGGCCTCCGGGTCGGCCGCACGCCGCCCCGCCCGGTCCTCGCGCGGCTCTCCTTCGCGGCGGTCGGCAGCACCGCCGTCGGGCCGACGCTCGGCGGAGTGCTGGTGATGCTGGTCGGCTGGCGGGGAATCTTCGCGGTCAACGTGCCCGTCGCGCTGATCGCGCTCGTCACGGCCGTGCGGTGGATCCCGGCCGACCGGGGGCGCCCGCCCGCCGAGGACGGCAGCCGTCCGAGGACCGGAATCGATCCGCTCGGCATAGGGCTCTTCTCCACCGCCCTGACGCTGCTCGCCTTCTTCCTGCTCGACCTGGCCCACCCGCAGTGGTGGCTGCTGCTGCCCCTCGCGGTGGTGGGCGCCGTCCTGGTCCGCTGGCAGCTGCGGACCCCCGCGCCCTTCCTCGACCTGCGGATGCTCGCCTCCAACGGCGCCCTCACCCGCACCTACCTGCGGCACGGCCTCGGCTACCTCCTCGTCTACTGCGTGATGTACGGCTTCACCCAGTGGCTGGAGGAGGTCCGCGGCTTCTCCTCCGGGGAGACCGGGCTGCTGATGCTCCCGATGTCCCTCGCCGCCCTCGCCTGCTCGCTCCTCGGCGCCCGTACGAAGGGCATCCGGGGACCGCTCACCCTGGCCTGTCTGCTGCTCACCGGCGGGGCCGTCCTGCTGGGCTTCCTCTCCGGCGATTCCCCGCTCGTCCTGCTGCTGCTGGCGGGCGCCTGCTTCGGTGTCCCGCAGGGGCTGATCGGTACGAGCAACCAGGCGGCCGTCGCCCAGTTCGCCCCGGCCGCGTCCATCGGGTCGGCCGCGGGGCTCCAGCGCACCGCGCAGTACACAGGAGCGATCACCGCGTCCAGCATGATCGCCCTCGCCTACGGCCGGGCGGCCACCGACGCGGGGCTGCACCTGATGGCGTGGATCGCCGCCGGGCTCGGGGTCGCGCTGATCGTGCTGACCGTCACCGACCGGGCGCTGCGCACCCCGGCCGCCCCCTGA
- a CDS encoding MarR family transcriptional regulator — MPESTDAPAPRPAAPRLDDTAPDVVAARLAAVVSRLLRKLRTESSASLLTPSQRSVLARLDGDGPATTAALARAEYVRPQSMRLTLAALEGQHLVERAPDPADGRKSLVSVTEAGRATLAGVRAAKHDWLTEALAAEMDEGERRTVAAAVTLLDRLVER, encoded by the coding sequence ATGCCCGAATCGACCGATGCCCCGGCCCCGCGGCCGGCCGCCCCGCGCCTGGACGACACCGCTCCCGACGTGGTGGCCGCGCGCCTCGCGGCGGTGGTGAGCAGGCTCCTGCGCAAGCTGCGCACCGAGTCCTCCGCGAGCCTGCTCACGCCGTCGCAGCGGTCCGTGCTGGCCCGGCTGGACGGGGACGGGCCGGCCACCACGGCGGCGCTCGCACGGGCGGAGTACGTGCGCCCGCAGTCCATGCGGCTGACGCTCGCCGCCCTGGAGGGCCAGCACCTGGTCGAGCGGGCCCCCGACCCCGCGGACGGGCGCAAGTCCCTCGTCTCGGTCACCGAGGCCGGCCGGGCCACCCTCGCCGGAGTCCGGGCGGCCAAGCACGACTGGCTCACCGAGGCGCTCGCGGCGGAGATGGACGAGGGCGAGCGGCGGACCGTCGCCGCGGCGGTCACCCTGCTCGACCGGCTGGTGGAGCGGTGA
- a CDS encoding TPM domain-containing protein: MVFAALWLAAGATAPARADDPVTLSRDGQITDRTGALGDRTGEVEAALDSLFDERRVQLFVVYVRDFSGRSSQSWADETATRNGLGQDDVLLAVATHDRQYAYSVDEASRLTDAQLRDVASTAVVPALRVNDWAGAAIGAADGFEAVLAGEPVPSPSLSPGPADPGSGGSGGTGAGDLLLPAVLLVAVLAVALYALSRRKRRARSRTTPAAAGWGAGAPGAEPAAPLVPLAELDARAKEILVDTDDAVRTSEEELGFAAAQFGDEAAAPFAAAVTRAKAELTASFRLRQQLDDAIPEDEPTRHRMLTEIICRCTAADERLDAVAADFDRLRSLEQHAPQALAEVETTFRGLAGRTATAGSTLDTMRTRYAPSAAAPVVDDVEQAKERLLFATSTLNQARQAVDGGDRSGAAVFVRAAESAVRQAATLVDAVERRAAELDEAASRVPAALTEMETDLADAHGLLRGTARGVSTADLQGRIGRAEAVLRDVRGEVAGGPYDPIDALRRLEEADAVLDQSLAAARARDHGDSRALSLLDQAMLTARSAVSAAAGYLTTHRGAVGAQARTRLAEAQRHMEGAGQLAAGGDPQRALTEAQRADALAGQAQALAEQDVRAFEDRSGPGGPRGGGMGGAVLGGILLGGILGGGRDGGRGFGGGGFGGGFGGGFGGGGPGSFGGGGTRGRRGGGGRF, encoded by the coding sequence GTGGTGTTCGCGGCCCTCTGGCTGGCCGCCGGGGCCACCGCTCCGGCGCGGGCCGACGACCCGGTGACGCTCTCCCGGGACGGGCAGATCACCGACCGCACCGGGGCGCTCGGCGACCGCACCGGCGAGGTCGAGGCAGCCCTCGACTCCCTCTTCGACGAGCGGCGGGTGCAGCTCTTCGTCGTGTACGTACGCGACTTCTCCGGCCGGTCCTCGCAGAGCTGGGCCGACGAGACCGCGACCCGCAACGGCCTGGGCCAGGACGACGTGCTGCTCGCCGTCGCCACCCACGACCGGCAGTACGCGTACTCCGTCGACGAGGCGTCCCGGCTGACCGACGCGCAGTTGCGGGACGTGGCGAGCACCGCCGTCGTGCCGGCGCTGCGGGTGAACGACTGGGCAGGTGCCGCGATCGGCGCCGCCGACGGCTTCGAGGCGGTGCTCGCGGGAGAGCCGGTGCCCTCGCCCTCGCTCTCCCCCGGCCCGGCCGATCCGGGGTCGGGCGGTTCGGGCGGGACGGGCGCCGGCGACCTCCTGCTCCCCGCGGTCCTGCTCGTCGCGGTCCTCGCGGTCGCCCTGTACGCCCTCTCCCGGCGCAAGCGGCGCGCGCGGAGCCGGACGACTCCGGCCGCCGCCGGCTGGGGCGCCGGTGCCCCCGGCGCCGAGCCCGCCGCACCCCTGGTCCCGCTGGCCGAGTTGGACGCGCGGGCCAAGGAGATCCTGGTGGACACGGACGACGCCGTCCGCACCAGCGAGGAGGAGCTGGGCTTCGCCGCGGCCCAGTTCGGCGACGAGGCGGCGGCTCCCTTCGCGGCAGCGGTGACACGTGCGAAAGCGGAACTGACCGCGTCGTTCCGGCTGCGCCAGCAGCTCGACGACGCGATCCCGGAGGACGAGCCGACGCGGCACCGGATGCTGACGGAGATCATCTGCCGCTGCACCGCGGCGGACGAACGGCTCGACGCCGTGGCGGCCGACTTCGACCGGCTGCGTTCCCTGGAACAGCACGCGCCCCAGGCGCTGGCGGAGGTGGAGACCACCTTCCGCGGCCTCGCCGGCCGTACCGCGACGGCGGGTTCGACGCTCGACACCATGCGGACCCGGTACGCGCCGTCGGCGGCCGCCCCCGTCGTGGACGACGTCGAGCAGGCCAAGGAGCGACTGCTCTTCGCGACCTCCACGCTCAACCAGGCACGCCAGGCGGTGGACGGCGGCGACCGCTCCGGGGCCGCCGTCTTCGTCCGCGCCGCGGAGAGCGCGGTGCGCCAGGCCGCCACTCTGGTGGACGCCGTCGAGCGCCGGGCCGCCGAACTCGACGAGGCGGCGTCCCGCGTCCCGGCGGCGCTCACCGAGATGGAGACGGACCTCGCGGACGCGCACGGGCTGCTGCGGGGCACCGCGCGGGGTGTGTCCACCGCCGATCTCCAGGGGCGCATCGGCAGGGCGGAAGCGGTGCTGCGGGACGTACGGGGAGAGGTGGCGGGCGGACCGTACGACCCGATCGACGCGCTGCGCCGGCTGGAGGAGGCGGACGCGGTGCTGGACCAGTCCCTGGCCGCGGCCCGTGCGCGGGACCACGGCGACAGCCGGGCCCTTTCGTTGCTCGACCAGGCGATGCTCACCGCCCGCTCGGCCGTCTCGGCCGCCGCCGGCTACCTCACCACCCACCGGGGCGCGGTCGGCGCCCAGGCGCGCACCCGGCTCGCGGAGGCGCAGCGCCACATGGAGGGGGCGGGGCAGCTCGCCGCGGGCGGCGATCCGCAGCGGGCGCTGACCGAGGCGCAGCGGGCCGACGCCCTGGCCGGTCAGGCGCAGGCCCTCGCGGAACAGGACGTACGCGCTTTCGAAGACCGGTCCGGGCCGGGCGGCCCCCGGGGCGGCGGCATGGGCGGAGCGGTGCTGGGCGGCATCCTGCTCGGCGGCATCCTCGGCGGCGGAAGGGACGGTGGTCGCGGGTTCGGCGGGGGCGGGTTCGGCGGGGGCTTCGGGGGCGGGTTCGGCGGCGGAGGGCCCGGCAGCTTCGGCGGAGGAGGGACGCGGGGTCGCCGGGGCGGCGGCGGCCGCTTCTGA
- a CDS encoding PspA/IM30 family protein, translating into MSKQTILGRVGRLARANINALIDQAEDPQKMLDQLIRDYTQNIAEAEQAVAATIGNLRLTEQDHAEDVAAAKEWGGKALAASRKADELRGAGSAVEADRFDNLAKVALGSQLQAEKEARTAEPVIASQTEVVDELKAGLDRMKAKLGELKAKRDELVARAASARAQNRMMDAVNSVDVLDPTSELNRFEEKVRREEAKAMGKQELAASSLDAQFEQLEGMGDSAEVEARLAALKSPS; encoded by the coding sequence ATGTCGAAGCAGACGATTCTCGGCCGTGTCGGCCGGCTCGCGAGGGCGAACATCAACGCCCTCATCGACCAGGCCGAGGACCCGCAGAAGATGCTGGACCAGCTGATCCGCGACTACACCCAGAACATCGCGGAGGCCGAGCAGGCGGTCGCCGCCACCATCGGCAACCTGCGGCTGACGGAGCAGGACCACGCGGAGGACGTGGCGGCGGCGAAGGAGTGGGGCGGCAAGGCGCTCGCGGCCAGCCGCAAGGCGGACGAGCTGCGGGGAGCGGGCTCCGCGGTGGAGGCGGACAGGTTCGACAACCTCGCGAAGGTCGCTCTGGGCAGCCAGCTCCAGGCGGAGAAGGAGGCGCGGACGGCCGAGCCGGTCATCGCCTCGCAGACCGAGGTGGTGGACGAACTGAAGGCGGGGCTCGACCGGATGAAGGCGAAGCTCGGCGAGTTGAAGGCCAAGCGGGACGAGCTGGTGGCCCGGGCCGCGTCGGCGCGGGCGCAGAACCGGATGATGGACGCGGTGAACTCCGTCGACGTGCTCGACCCGACGAGCGAGCTCAACCGCTTCGAGGAGAAGGTGCGCCGCGAGGAGGCGAAGGCGATGGGCAAGCAGGAACTGGCCGCGTCCTCGCTCGACGCGCAGTTCGAGCAGTTGGAGGGCATGGGCGACAGCGCGGAGGTCGAGGCACGGCTCGCCGCCCTG